The following proteins come from a genomic window of Candidatus Margulisiibacteriota bacterium:
- a CDS encoding ATP-binding protein, whose product MINLFTYLSFTNISIGQLYQTFIIALLAVIILFSTYFSINRLPASVQIKDAFSVLYLGFVTIIFNAGLFLVFLYLTKKSFGTSVIWFPVFSFIVHVLDLAAQGILASALMVSVQSHKHIKKWQFTIVVGYLTIIALMLALYFIPQTSRFTYKFLMQTNYLILFSNILFIIVAFWFFRSGNFKQNTFLNLSIISLVLANIYHSITIIYPFTIRYLIMYNMLIILAYLAIEVFIFYEIIKELSKTKTEVEGLNSELEAKIKDRTQELFNSNKELFQTNYMLHQEKEKLNNIIENLEEGIIVSNVSNKILLINSSAKKLLDIDTHVVGGNITEILPDSQYIQEINNIILKKVRLITKEISIVHKNNERIFLHVRSSLSADSKGNIIGIITLLRNITKEMEIENLKSGFLKTISHELKTPLTNIIGFTETLFSERRGKLNEDQKNFSDIILQESLHLNKLINDLLEFTKLTSNKISLTFEEVSIKSVIADIVDSFRPQANAKNVEIIFDDSANLPSIQADREKINKAFLNIISNAMYYTDKGYVKIEFFTEKNKIVTKISDTGIGIAKTDQERIFDNFFQLNDGKDGKRSGLGLGLSIAKDIINLHDGRIWVESNPGEGSIFYVELPVAR is encoded by the coding sequence CAAACATTTATTATAGCTTTACTGGCTGTAATAATTCTTTTTTCCACCTATTTCAGCATTAACAGATTACCCGCCAGTGTACAGATCAAGGATGCGTTTTCTGTGCTGTATCTTGGATTCGTAACTATTATTTTTAATGCCGGGTTGTTTCTTGTTTTTCTATATTTAACAAAAAAAAGTTTTGGAACCAGTGTTATATGGTTCCCGGTTTTCAGCTTCATTGTTCATGTTCTGGATCTCGCAGCACAGGGTATTCTGGCCAGCGCTCTTATGGTCTCTGTGCAATCACATAAACATATTAAAAAATGGCAATTCACAATAGTTGTAGGGTATTTAACAATTATCGCCTTGATGCTGGCCCTTTATTTTATACCCCAGACCTCAAGATTTACTTATAAATTTTTGATGCAAACCAATTATTTGATACTTTTCAGCAACATATTATTTATCATCGTGGCTTTCTGGTTTTTTCGAAGTGGCAATTTCAAGCAGAATACATTTTTAAACCTGTCCATAATCAGTCTTGTTCTGGCAAATATTTATCACTCTATTACCATAATATATCCATTTACCATCAGGTATTTAATAATGTATAACATGCTGATTATTCTGGCTTATCTGGCCATAGAAGTTTTCATTTTTTATGAGATCATCAAGGAGCTCAGCAAGACTAAAACCGAAGTGGAAGGACTAAACAGTGAGCTGGAAGCCAAAATAAAGGACCGCACTCAGGAGCTCTTTAATAGCAACAAGGAACTTTTTCAGACCAACTATATGTTGCATCAGGAAAAAGAAAAACTCAATAATATTATAGAGAATCTGGAAGAAGGAATTATTGTAAGTAACGTCAGCAACAAGATACTGCTGATTAATTCCAGCGCAAAAAAATTACTGGATATCGATACTCATGTTGTGGGTGGCAATATCACCGAAATTTTGCCTGACTCCCAGTATATTCAGGAAATTAATAATATTATTTTAAAAAAAGTCAGGCTTATTACCAAAGAAATAAGTATTGTTCATAAAAACAATGAAAGGATATTCCTGCATGTCCGTTCATCCTTGTCTGCCGATTCCAAAGGCAACATAATCGGCATTATAACTTTGCTTAGAAATATAACCAAAGAAATGGAAATCGAGAATTTGAAATCAGGATTTTTAAAGACAATATCGCATGAGCTGAAAACACCGCTGACAAACATTATTGGGTTTACAGAGACGTTATTCTCGGAGAGACGCGGTAAACTCAATGAGGACCAGAAAAATTTTTCGGATATCATTTTGCAGGAAAGCTTGCATTTGAATAAGCTTATCAATGATTTACTGGAGTTTACCAAGCTGACTTCCAATAAAATTTCATTAACTTTTGAGGAAGTAAGCATAAAATCTGTAATTGCCGATATAGTGGATAGCTTCAGACCGCAGGCTAACGCCAAAAATGTCGAGATAATTTTTGATGACTCCGCAAACCTTCCTTCCATACAGGCAGACCGGGAGAAAATAAACAAGGCATTCCTGAATATTATCAGTAACGCCATGTATTATACGGATAAAGGCTATGTAAAAATTGAATTTTTCACAGAAAAAAACAAGATAGTTACAAAAATCAGCGATACAGGTATAGGTATTGCCAAGACCGACCAGGAGCGTATATTTGACAATTTTTTCCAGCTAAATGATGGAAAAGACGGCAAACGCAGCGGACTTGGCCTGGGGTTATCAATTGCCAAAGACATTATTAATCTGCATGACGGCAGGATCTGGGTAGAGAGTAACCCCGGAGAGGGCAGTATATTTTATGTGGAATTGCCTGTGGCCAGATAG